In a single window of the Thermococcus stetteri genome:
- a CDS encoding M42 family metallopeptidase: MVDYELLKRIVEAPGVSGFEFLGIRDVVIEAFKPYVDEIKVDRLGNVIAHKKGSGPKVMLAAHMDQIGLMVTHIEKNGFLRVAPVGGVDPRTLIAQRFKVWIGPNEFIYGVGGSVPPHIQKPEERTKAPTWDDVFIDIGAESKEEAEEMGVKIGTVITWDGRLERLGKHRLVSIAFDDRIAVYTLVKAAQELGETDADIYFVATVQEEVGLRGARVSAFGIDPDYGFAIDVTIAADVPGTPEHKQITQLGKGTAIKIMDRSVICHPTIVRWMEELAKKYEIPYQWDILTGGGTDAGAIHLTKSGVPTGAISVPARYIHSNTEVVDERDVDAGVKLMVKVLEHIGELEI; encoded by the coding sequence ATGGTTGACTATGAGCTCCTAAAAAGGATCGTTGAGGCACCTGGTGTCTCAGGTTTTGAGTTTCTCGGAATAAGGGACGTCGTTATAGAGGCCTTCAAGCCCTACGTTGACGAGATTAAGGTTGACAGGCTCGGCAACGTCATAGCCCATAAGAAGGGATCCGGGCCAAAGGTAATGCTCGCGGCCCACATGGACCAGATAGGCCTTATGGTCACCCACATAGAGAAGAACGGATTCCTCCGCGTTGCTCCCGTTGGGGGCGTTGACCCGAGAACACTGATAGCCCAGCGCTTCAAGGTCTGGATTGGCCCGAACGAGTTCATATACGGCGTTGGGGGAAGCGTTCCGCCCCACATTCAGAAGCCTGAGGAGAGAACCAAGGCCCCGACCTGGGACGATGTCTTCATCGACATCGGAGCCGAGAGCAAAGAGGAAGCCGAGGAGATGGGCGTCAAGATCGGAACAGTGATCACCTGGGACGGCCGCTTGGAGAGGCTCGGAAAGCACAGGCTCGTCAGCATAGCCTTCGACGACAGGATAGCAGTCTACACCCTCGTCAAGGCCGCACAGGAGCTCGGCGAGACCGACGCTGACATCTACTTTGTCGCCACCGTCCAGGAGGAGGTCGGCCTGCGCGGTGCTAGGGTTTCAGCATTTGGCATCGACCCGGACTACGGCTTTGCCATCGACGTCACCATAGCCGCTGACGTCCCGGGAACGCCGGAGCACAAGCAGATCACCCAGCTAGGTAAGGGAACCGCCATAAAGATAATGGACCGCTCAGTCATCTGCCACCCGACTATAGTCCGCTGGATGGAGGAGCTGGCCAAGAAGTACGAGATACCCTACCAGTGGGACATCCTGACCGGCGGAGGAACCGACGCAGGGGCCATTCACCTCACTAAGAGCGGCGTCCCGACCGGGGCAATCAGCGTTCCGGCGCGCTACATCCACTCAAACACAGAGGTCGTTGATGAGAGGGACGTCGACGCCGGAGTCAAGCTTATGGTCAAGGTTCTGGAGCACATCGGGGAGCTTGAAATCTGA
- the glyS gene encoding glycine--tRNA ligase, whose amino-acid sequence MGEKPDKYEILQDLMRRRGFAWGSFEIYGGSRGFYDYGPLGATIKRKIERKIREAFQREGFFELETPDITPEKVFIASGHVEKFVDPLVECKKCGTRFRADHLVEEALGIDTEGMSAEHLTQLIREHDIRCPECGGELSDVWYFNLMFETRIGPYGDQKGYLRPETAQGIFVNFRRLNAFARNKLPFGVFQIGKAYRNEISPRQGMLRLREFTQAEAEIFFNPNETEHPHFDEVKDEVLRLYPIEHQLKNLGMIELTAEEAVKKGYIMNTFFAYYMVIVKRVLLDIGIPEDKIRFRQQLPEERAHYSRDTWDAEIHSERFGWVECVGIANRGDYDLSRHMKMSGADLTVLIHYDEPKIVKKLEVSLNMKRVGPKLKKDAKRINELIKEWDEEKKRGLVELLEKDGKVTIEGYELEKDDFIIREVEEKITGEKIVPHVLEPSFGIDRPFYLLLENSLVIEEDRTYLKIKKDMAPIEVAVLPLVAKEPLKSIAYDIFRKLQKEGFIVVYDEKDTIGRRYVRYDEIGTPYCVTVDNQTPEDGTVTIRDRDTREQVRVKIEELPGKLKELIFGS is encoded by the coding sequence ATGGGAGAGAAGCCCGACAAGTACGAGATTCTACAAGATTTGATGAGGAGGAGAGGCTTTGCCTGGGGCAGCTTTGAAATCTACGGCGGCTCACGCGGATTCTACGACTACGGCCCGCTTGGAGCGACGATAAAGAGGAAGATAGAGAGGAAGATTAGGGAGGCCTTCCAGAGGGAGGGCTTCTTCGAGCTCGAGACCCCGGACATAACGCCGGAGAAGGTGTTCATAGCGAGCGGTCACGTCGAGAAGTTCGTCGACCCGCTGGTGGAGTGCAAGAAGTGCGGCACCCGTTTCAGGGCAGACCATCTCGTTGAAGAGGCCCTAGGGATAGACACTGAGGGGATGAGCGCGGAACACCTCACCCAGCTAATCAGGGAGCACGACATCCGCTGTCCGGAGTGCGGCGGTGAGCTTTCCGACGTCTGGTACTTCAACCTCATGTTCGAGACGAGGATAGGCCCCTACGGCGACCAGAAGGGCTATCTGAGGCCCGAAACGGCACAGGGAATATTCGTGAACTTCAGAAGGTTGAACGCCTTCGCGAGGAACAAACTGCCATTCGGCGTCTTCCAGATAGGCAAAGCCTACCGCAACGAGATTTCACCGAGGCAGGGCATGTTAAGGCTCAGGGAGTTCACGCAGGCTGAAGCTGAGATATTCTTCAACCCCAACGAAACCGAGCACCCTCACTTCGACGAGGTCAAAGACGAGGTTCTACGGCTCTACCCGATAGAGCACCAGCTCAAGAACCTCGGCATGATAGAGCTGACCGCGGAAGAGGCAGTAAAGAAGGGCTACATAATGAACACATTCTTCGCCTACTACATGGTCATAGTCAAGAGAGTTCTCCTCGACATCGGCATCCCCGAGGACAAGATCCGCTTCAGGCAGCAACTTCCAGAAGAGAGGGCGCACTACTCCCGCGACACCTGGGACGCAGAGATACACAGCGAGCGCTTCGGCTGGGTCGAGTGCGTTGGGATAGCGAACAGGGGAGACTACGACCTGAGCAGGCACATGAAGATGAGCGGGGCAGATTTAACCGTCCTCATCCACTACGACGAGCCGAAGATCGTGAAGAAGCTTGAGGTAAGCCTTAACATGAAGAGGGTCGGGCCGAAGCTGAAGAAGGACGCCAAGAGGATCAATGAGCTTATCAAGGAGTGGGACGAGGAGAAGAAGCGCGGACTCGTTGAGCTTCTCGAAAAGGACGGGAAGGTTACGATCGAGGGCTACGAGCTTGAGAAGGACGATTTCATAATCAGGGAGGTCGAGGAGAAGATAACCGGCGAGAAGATAGTTCCGCACGTCCTCGAGCCGAGCTTTGGTATAGACAGGCCCTTCTACCTGCTCCTTGAGAACAGCCTTGTCATAGAGGAGGACAGGACTTACCTGAAGATCAAGAAGGACATGGCGCCGATCGAGGTGGCAGTGCTTCCACTTGTTGCCAAAGAGCCCCTCAAGAGCATAGCCTACGATATCTTCAGGAAGCTCCAGAAGGAGGGCTTCATAGTCGTCTACGACGAAAAGGACACCATAGGGAGGAGATACGTGCGCTACGACGAAATTGGGACTCCCTACTGTGTAACCGTCGATAACCAGACGCCCGAGGACGGGACCGTGACGATCAGGGACCGCGACACGAGGGAGCAGGTCAGGGTGAAGATTGAGGAGCTCCCAGGGAAGCTGAAGGAGCTTATCTTCGGGAGCTGA
- a CDS encoding glycoside hydrolase family 13 protein, whose product MSNDGTGRPYDPDADGYAPDGYGGKNAVRIVNGSKAFYVEFDPKDPVYLSVADNRTVVRFKAKRNTAESAVLITDHGNYTMKLQVWWDSGEVWRAEMPVEPAEYYILITSSDGGEFVVLNTSESPFFHFDGVDRFPQLEWVSNGITYQIFPDRFNNGNRSNDVFALDHDELLLNQANPGQPVLSNWSDPITPLHCCHQYFGGDMNGITEKLDYLQNLGVTIIYLNPIFLSGSVHGYDTYDYYRLDPKFGTEEELREFLDEAHRRRMRVIFDFVPNHCGIGHPAFLDVWKRGNESPYWDWFFIKKWPFKLGDGSAYVGWWGFGSLPKLNTTNPDVREYIIGAALHWIEFGFDGIRVDVPNEVLNPETFFPELRKAVKGKKPDAYLVGEIWTLSPEWVKGDRFDSLMNYALGRDILLNYAKGLLSGESAMKMMGRYYASYGENVVAMGFNLVDSHDTSRVLTDLGGGSLGDTPSNESIQRLKLLSTLLYTLPGTPVTFQGDERGLLGDKGHYDEQRYPIKWDTVNEDVLNHYRALAELRKRVPALRSSAIRFYTAKGGVMAFFRGHSDEVLVVANSWKRPASLELPKGDWKIVWPGDSSSEPLRGTVEVPPIGIIILERG is encoded by the coding sequence CGCAGACAACAGGACCGTTGTTAGGTTCAAGGCTAAGAGGAACACCGCCGAGTCTGCCGTTCTTATCACGGATCATGGGAACTACACGATGAAGCTCCAGGTCTGGTGGGACTCCGGGGAGGTCTGGCGCGCTGAGATGCCCGTTGAGCCCGCGGAATACTACATTCTCATAACGTCCTCCGACGGCGGGGAGTTTGTAGTTCTGAATACAAGCGAAAGCCCTTTCTTCCACTTTGACGGTGTTGACAGATTCCCCCAGCTGGAGTGGGTGAGCAACGGAATAACCTACCAGATATTCCCAGACAGGTTCAACAACGGGAACAGGAGCAACGACGTCTTTGCCCTAGACCACGACGAGCTTCTTCTGAACCAAGCCAATCCAGGACAGCCAGTACTCTCCAACTGGAGCGACCCGATAACTCCCCTCCACTGCTGTCACCAGTACTTCGGCGGCGATATGAATGGCATAACGGAGAAGCTCGACTACCTCCAGAACCTCGGCGTGACCATAATCTACCTCAATCCAATCTTTCTCTCGGGAAGTGTCCATGGCTACGACACCTACGACTACTACCGGCTCGACCCCAAGTTCGGAACCGAAGAGGAGCTGAGGGAGTTCCTCGACGAAGCCCATAGAAGGAGGATGAGGGTAATCTTCGACTTCGTGCCCAACCACTGCGGCATAGGGCATCCAGCCTTCCTCGACGTCTGGAAGAGGGGCAACGAAAGCCCCTACTGGGATTGGTTCTTCATCAAGAAATGGCCCTTCAAGCTCGGCGATGGAAGCGCCTACGTCGGCTGGTGGGGTTTTGGAAGCCTTCCAAAGCTCAACACCACAAACCCAGATGTCAGGGAATACATTATAGGGGCAGCACTCCACTGGATAGAGTTCGGCTTCGACGGCATAAGGGTTGATGTGCCGAACGAAGTCCTCAATCCAGAGACGTTCTTCCCGGAGCTGAGAAAGGCAGTCAAGGGGAAAAAGCCGGACGCGTACCTTGTCGGCGAGATATGGACGCTCTCTCCTGAGTGGGTGAAAGGAGACCGCTTCGATTCGCTCATGAACTACGCCCTCGGGAGGGATATCCTCCTGAACTACGCCAAGGGCCTGCTCAGCGGGGAAAGTGCAATGAAAATGATGGGACGCTACTACGCCTCCTACGGTGAGAACGTCGTAGCTATGGGTTTCAACCTGGTTGATTCGCACGACACTTCGAGGGTTCTCACTGACCTAGGTGGAGGAAGTCTCGGCGACACGCCATCAAACGAGTCAATCCAGAGGTTAAAGCTCCTTTCGACCCTCCTCTACACTCTGCCCGGAACTCCAGTCACCTTCCAGGGGGACGAGAGAGGACTGCTTGGAGACAAGGGACACTACGATGAGCAACGCTATCCGATAAAGTGGGATACGGTAAACGAAGACGTTCTAAACCACTACAGGGCATTAGCGGAGCTCAGAAAGAGGGTTCCAGCATTGAGGAGCAGTGCAATAAGGTTCTACACTGCGAAAGGTGGTGTTATGGCCTTCTTCAGGGGGCACAGCGACGAAGTTCTAGTGGTGGCCAACAGCTGGAAGAGGCCAGCCTCGCTGGAGCTCCCTAAGGGGGATTGGAAAATAGTTTGGCCTGGAGATTCCAGCTCGGAACCGCTTCGGGGTACAGTTGAAGTGCCTCCAATAGGGATCATCATCCTTGAGCGGGGCTAA